One Leopardus geoffroyi isolate Oge1 chromosome E1, O.geoffroyi_Oge1_pat1.0, whole genome shotgun sequence genomic window, TATATCCTGGCTGTGATGGCATATGATCGTGCGGTGGCCATCAGCCGCCCACTTCGTTACACAACAATTATGAGCCCACGGACTTGTGTCTTGCTGGTTGTTGGGTCTTGGGTGGTTGGAAACTCCAatgccctcccccacactctgctCACAGCTAGTCTGTCTTTCTGTGGCAACCAGGAAGTAGCCAACTTCTACTGTGACACTGCCTCTTTACTCAAGCTGTCCTGTTCTGACATTCACTTTAATGTGAAGATGATGTACCTAGGGGTTGGTATTTTCTCTGTGCCATTACTAGGCATCATCATCTCCTACATCCGGGTCTTTTCCACAGTCTTACGGGTTCCATCCACCAAGGGTGTGCTCaaagccttctccacctgtggCTCCCACCTCACTGTTGTTTCTCTGTATTATGGGACAGTCATGGGCATGTATTTCCGCCCTCTGACTCGTTATAGCCTGAAGGACGCAGTGATAACTGTGATGTACATTGCAGTGACCCCAATGCTAAATCCTTTCATCTACAGTCTGAGAAACCGAGACATGAAGGCTGCCCTGGGAAAACTCTTCAGCAAAAGACTGTCCTCATAACCAAGTGAGGACATATTGAGGAATGCAGTCATCAATTAGGCTGCACTTGAAAATCCAGCTGcaatcccctccccctccaagaaGCCACTTTTGTTTCCAGCCACTGAAGTCTTATCAGATCTTGTAACAGTTTCATGAGACACCCCATTGAGATTATAGATATGTAGATGTTAGTGTTCCTTTTTCAGAGTTACAGCAAAGGAATATTGGGATCATGTCCCAGCTACGCTACTGACAAGCACTTCATTTCCgtatctaaataataaaaataagaatgtcttCCTTGTCTGTCATAGGGTGTGAGGGTAACAGTACTTCATGCTTTGAAGGTTGTAAGTCCCTATTGAAATGTCTATTGGACTACTGTCAATTGGACTATCATGCTTCATCATCCCTACTTTGCTGGTGAACCTTGAGGGCAAGACCTATCTTAACACATCACTCTATTTCTTCCAATGTTGGTCATTAAAGTGCAACCAATACATACATGGAGGTGAAATAAAGGAATGCAATTGAATAAATGTAGCCTGATAATGATCAGGCATGATCAGTTTGACATTCATTCCCATCCATCATATACCTGCTATTTCTGAAAGTTACTtttgatccatttttttaattgttttctttctttctttctttctttttttttttttttttttttttttgagagagagagaaagagacagagcataagcaggaaaagggcagagagaaaggaagacacagaacccgaagcagttcctaggctctgagctgtcaacacagagcccaacatggggcttgaactcatgaactgtgagatcatgacctgagccaaagtcagactcttaaccaactgagccacccaggcgcccttacttTTGATCCATTTAAGGAGAAATCATAcccactatttttattatttaatttttttaatttcagtatagttgatacacaatgttacatagtTTCAAGTATACAGGTAGTGATTTGAGAAGTTTATACATTGCCCTAcactcaccacaagtatagctaccatctgttgccatacaatgctattacaatatcattgagtatattccttatgctgtacatTTTATGCCTGTGACTTATTCCTACCATAGCTGGAAGCCTCTATTTCCCACTCTCCtttactcattttgcccatcccaatgatagacaaatggatatggagatgcagtatatatatatatatatatatatatatatatatatataatatatatatataatagaatattagccattaaaaagaatgagatcatacTATCTGCAGCAACATGGAGGGACCCTGAATGTTTTATGCAAAATGAAatgtcagactgagaaagacaaatgccatatgatttcactcacttgtagaatctaaaaaaaaaaacaaatgaataggggtacctgggcggctcagttggttaagcatctgatttcagctcaggtcatgatcttgcagtttgtgagttcaagccccgcattgggctctgtgctgacagctcagagcctggagcctgctttatattctgtgtctccctctctctctttgcccctcccctgctcgcactctgtctctctctctctttctttctctctctctctcaaaaataaataaacactttaaaaaaaaaggaataaacaaacatatccattatttcttaatacaaatgatttaaaacaaagaattagaTACTTTCATGTATTCTGAAAGTGActacaagaaataaaagatggaTGCTGGTGTAACCTTAAAGTTATTAACTACAGGAAGAAGTTACTTCCATTAGAACAGAAGGCCCTAAATGGAAACAGTGGTGCTCCCAGGACCTGGGAGCTCAGAAGAATTTCATGTCTGGTGCTCAGGTCTTTGAGAAAAGCTGCCAACCTTCTGCCACTTGGTCCTCACCTGCTGAAGTGACCCCAACTTTCATTCCTGGGGGATCTGACTCCTCAGTAGTACTTCCTGTCTTTTTGGGTGTGTTGGGAAGGGCTGTTGACatagtttctattctatttctgttCATGGAAATACTAATGCATCCCAGACATGGCTACAGTCATGGGCCTCCTGGCAGCCCAGTATGTGGTATCAACACAATGTCCTTCTAATTGGGATCAACCACTCAACCAGCAGAGGAATCCTTTATTTTCTGAAGAGTCCATAGAGTCTTGCTGCAATCTGGTTAatcttttcataataatataaacTGAAATATGTAAATCCCAAAAGATTATTATTGATAACCTTTTGATAAGGCTATTAGCaactaaaaaaccaaaaatacactTTGTGACAATAGACGTAGAtgcaataaaaatgcattaaaacaaaaacatgagaaCAACGAGTATAGGATTCAAGATGAAAGGTCATCCAAgaggaaagactgaagaaaatggaaggggATAGCAACATATAGAGGTTATTACTAAAGTCCTAATTGTCATGTTGGGTGGTGGGTCAATGAGTGTTTacgatatttttctttaaaaaaatacaatactttTCTTTACGAATTAATCAATACATAGatgatggataggtagatagacaTACGTAGATAcgttaaaaagaagaagagatcTGCATGAAGCAATGAGGGGGGGTTGTCTTTAATCCAgaattggagagaaaaagaaagcagtaagGGAGTAGTGGAGTGGGGAGACTAAGAATTTAATCGGGCATCTCAGAGCCCCCTAGGAAGAGACAATGAAGATATAGACAGAGAATCTAGATGCAGAAGTAATGAGGacatagaaaaaatagaatacaataaattttataacaaTAAAGGATGCCTGTAATAAAAAGAGTAAAGGagagagtaattttttaaaaattatttgcactTAGGGCAGATTTTAAAGGGTTCCTGTGGGACATCTCATGGAAGTATTAATAAATTGTACAATGAAGATACGAAACATCGCAGCAAAATTAACAGAGCATGAATCAGAGTGGAGTTGATACATGGAAAGTTTAGAAATAGATGAGATCATCTAGTGGACTCTTATAGAATATCTAAATTTCAAGAAAGTGCTCCATAATGGAGAATAAAGATTCTAGTGGAAGAAGAAATTTCTACAATCTTGACTGATGTCCCTGCAAGTCAGGCTATGTGTCTCTCTCAATGTGCTATCTGTCAAAGACCATTGCACTGTATATTTTCAGTGTATTGCAATTATACTCTTGAGTGGTCACACAAATActtgtttggaaaaaaatgaaacagtagcCTTCA contains:
- the LOC123604654 gene encoding olfactory receptor 1A1-like; the encoded protein is MRGDNQSFALGFILLGLTGQQQQENFFFILFLFIYPITLIGNLLIILAIHSDIHLHNPMYFFLANLSFVDILFSSVTIPKMLANHVLGSKAISFGGCLTQMYFMIDMSNTDSYILAVMAYDRAVAISRPLRYTTIMSPRTCVLLVVGSWVVGNSNALPHTLLTASLSFCGNQEVANFYCDTASLLKLSCSDIHFNVKMMYLGVGIFSVPLLGIIISYIRVFSTVLRVPSTKGVLKAFSTCGSHLTVVSLYYGTVMGMYFRPLTRYSLKDAVITVMYIAVTPMLNPFIYSLRNRDMKAALGKLFSKRLSS